In Edaphobacter dinghuensis, a genomic segment contains:
- a CDS encoding agmatine deiminase family protein: MTTPRDQNYRMPAEWAPHAATWIAWPHNAEDWPGKFQPIPWVYAEIARHLSCCEDVHILVNDLPAERRATGLCQRAGANMARLHFHHWPTDRVWLRDSGPIFVKNPKGELAITNWKFNAWAKYDNWHRDDQVPQHVAKHYDMPQFKPEITAPNGKPHRLVLEGGSIDTNGAGILLTTEECLLSEIQQRNPGLGDEESTRKHLEQAFHDYLGIEKTLWLHRGCAGDDTHGHVDDITRFVGENKILTAVEPNTRDENHLPLAENLDRLRSARNLSGQPFEIVELPMPSPVVFEGQRLPASYANFYIANNLVLVPTFNDANDRHALNIIATCFPDRNIVGIHAVDLVWGLGTLHCLSQQEPA, encoded by the coding sequence ATGACGACACCACGCGACCAGAACTACCGCATGCCCGCCGAGTGGGCTCCCCACGCCGCCACCTGGATCGCCTGGCCGCACAACGCCGAAGACTGGCCGGGAAAGTTTCAACCCATTCCCTGGGTCTACGCCGAGATCGCCCGCCATCTCTCCTGCTGCGAAGACGTCCACATCCTCGTCAACGACCTCCCCGCCGAGCGCCGCGCCACCGGCCTGTGCCAGCGCGCCGGAGCCAACATGGCCCGCCTGCACTTCCATCACTGGCCCACCGACCGCGTATGGCTCCGCGACTCCGGCCCGATTTTCGTCAAAAATCCCAAAGGCGAACTCGCCATCACCAACTGGAAGTTCAATGCCTGGGCAAAATACGACAACTGGCACCGCGACGATCAGGTTCCGCAGCACGTAGCCAAACACTACGACATGCCGCAGTTCAAACCCGAGATCACCGCGCCAAACGGCAAACCGCATCGCCTCGTCCTCGAAGGCGGAAGCATCGACACCAACGGCGCAGGAATCCTGCTCACCACTGAAGAATGCCTCCTCTCCGAGATTCAGCAGCGCAATCCCGGACTCGGCGACGAAGAATCAACCCGCAAGCATCTGGAACAAGCCTTCCACGATTACCTCGGCATCGAAAAGACGCTCTGGCTCCATCGCGGCTGCGCCGGCGACGACACGCACGGCCACGTCGACGACATCACTCGCTTCGTCGGCGAAAACAAGATCCTCACCGCCGTCGAGCCCAACACCCGCGACGAAAACCACCTTCCGCTCGCCGAAAACCTCGACCGCCTGCGCAGCGCCCGTAACCTCAGCGGCCAGCCCTTCGAGATCGTCGAGCTTCCCATGCCTTCGCCCGTAGTCTTCGAAGGCCAGCGACTGCCCGCCAGCTACGCCAACTTCTACATCGCCAACAATCTGGTGCTTGTTCCCACCTTCAACGACGCCAACGACCGCCACGCTCTCAACATCATCGCCACCTGCTTCCCCGACCGCAACATCGTAGGCATCCACGCCGTCGATCTAGTCTGGGGCCTCGGCACACTGCACTGCCTCTCGCAACAGGAGCCTGCATAG
- a CDS encoding flavin monoamine oxidase family protein, with protein MQSDILIIGAGISGLTAARTLAEAGRRVILLEASNRVGGRIHTIREANEIIELGAEFVHGKPPELWSLIEEANLETYELDGTMLTFEDGRLQSRDEEQEATPILDKLESLPEPDQTFADYLAQHPLPEDQRRATIGYVEGFNAADHRIIGTQSLGLQQAAEEAIEGDRLFRIRDGYDRLPQFLAQKFTEAGGTLHLNTLVERIDWTPNHVRIEAHQNAQPITFETAKAVITLPLGVLQQNSVTFTPTPDVLHEANRLRMGNARRFTLVFREKFWANLKPSTLSQKLEALSFLLSFASMPPVWWTPHPTPSNTLTGWVGGPRSAAFANFTPNQLAEAACKTLAQIFSLDATDIRSQLISCHTHDWQHDALSHGAYSYIAAGALDAPSKMAIPADNTLYFAGEHTDTTGHWGTVHAAIRSGQRAAQQILDQAT; from the coding sequence ATGCAATCCGACATCCTCATCATCGGAGCCGGCATCTCCGGCCTCACCGCAGCCCGCACCCTCGCCGAAGCTGGCCGCCGCGTCATCCTCCTCGAAGCCAGCAACCGGGTAGGTGGACGCATCCACACCATTCGCGAAGCCAACGAGATCATCGAGCTGGGAGCCGAGTTCGTCCACGGCAAGCCGCCCGAGCTCTGGTCCCTCATCGAAGAGGCCAACCTCGAAACCTACGAGCTCGACGGCACCATGCTCACATTCGAAGACGGCCGCCTCCAATCCCGCGACGAAGAACAAGAGGCCACGCCCATCCTCGACAAGCTCGAATCCCTGCCCGAACCCGACCAAACCTTCGCCGACTACCTAGCCCAGCATCCTCTCCCAGAAGACCAGCGCCGAGCCACTATCGGCTACGTCGAAGGCTTCAACGCCGCCGACCACCGCATCATCGGCACTCAATCCCTCGGCCTCCAGCAAGCCGCCGAAGAGGCCATCGAAGGCGACCGCCTCTTCCGCATCCGCGACGGCTACGACCGCCTCCCCCAGTTCCTCGCGCAAAAGTTCACCGAGGCAGGCGGCACCCTCCACCTCAACACCCTCGTCGAGCGCATCGACTGGACCCCCAACCACGTCCGCATCGAAGCCCACCAAAACGCCCAGCCCATCACCTTCGAGACCGCCAAAGCCGTCATCACCCTGCCCCTCGGCGTCCTCCAGCAAAACTCCGTCACCTTCACTCCCACCCCCGACGTCCTCCACGAAGCTAACCGCCTCCGCATGGGCAACGCTCGCCGCTTCACCCTCGTCTTCCGCGAAAAGTTCTGGGCCAACTTGAAACCATCTACCCTAAGCCAAAAGCTAGAAGCCCTAAGCTTCCTGCTCTCCTTCGCCTCCATGCCCCCGGTCTGGTGGACGCCCCATCCCACCCCCAGCAACACCCTCACCGGCTGGGTCGGAGGCCCACGCTCCGCCGCCTTCGCCAACTTCACCCCCAACCAGTTAGCCGAAGCCGCCTGCAAAACCCTCGCTCAGATCTTCTCCCTCGACGCCACCGACATCCGCAGCCAACTCATCTCCTGCCACACCCACGACTGGCAGCACGACGCCCTCAGCCACGGAGCCTACAGCTACATCGCCGCCGGAGCCCTCGACGCCCCCTCCAAAATGGCCATCCCCGCCGACAACACCCTCTACTTCGCCGGAGAGCACACCGACACCACCGGCCACTGGGGAACCGTCCACGCCGCCATCCGCTCCGGCCAACGCGCCGCCCAACAAATCCTCGACCAAGCCACCTAA
- a CDS encoding REP-associated tyrosine transposase codes for MATIRQKQSTYAITISTFQQHRHFQRIANAELFIETLFQHRDKNRFQLHGFVVMPDHTHTLITPAEDQSTAKCVQYIKGGYSFAARNQSPGEIWHSGYHDHRIRDADDYNNQLLYIANNPIRKKYEDYPHVHTKYIDRIDPIPSHLLL; via the coding sequence ATGGCCACAATCCGCCAAAAGCAGAGCACCTACGCCATCACTATCTCGACCTTCCAGCAACATCGCCACTTCCAACGCATAGCCAACGCCGAACTCTTTATAGAAACCCTCTTCCAGCATCGCGACAAAAACCGCTTCCAACTCCACGGTTTCGTCGTCATGCCCGACCACACGCACACGCTCATCACTCCAGCCGAAGATCAATCCACAGCAAAGTGCGTGCAGTACATCAAGGGCGGATACTCCTTTGCCGCCCGCAATCAATCCCCGGGAGAGATCTGGCACAGCGGATACCACGACCATCGCATCAGAGACGCAGACGACTACAACAATCAGCTTCTCTACATCGCCAACAATCCAATCCGTAAAAAATACGAAGACTATCCACACGTCCACACCAAATACATCGACCGCATCGATCCAATCCCAAGCCACCTGCTCCTATAA
- a CDS encoding carbon-nitrogen hydrolase gives MANTQNTRVALIQMSCSPDTQINLDRAAERVYEAARQGATLVCLPELFRAQYFCQREDHALFGLAESIPGPSTDLLTQVCREANVVLVASLFERRAPGLYHNTAVTIERDGRIADVYRKMHIPDDPLYYEKFYFTPGDLGFKATQTTAGPIGTLVCWDQWYPEGARLTALRGAQTLFFPTAIGWHPSEKEEFGTAQYEAWQTAQRAHAIANGVFVCAVNRVGHEHGDVKFKALAADGNPATVELHGPGDHTPHSGIEFWGGSFIADPFGRIIAKASHDKEEILYADLDSKLVEVTRQHWPFLRDRRIDAYEGIAKRFID, from the coding sequence ATGGCAAACACCCAGAACACCCGCGTCGCGCTCATCCAGATGTCCTGCTCCCCCGACACCCAGATCAACCTCGACCGCGCCGCCGAGCGCGTCTACGAGGCCGCCCGCCAGGGAGCCACCCTCGTCTGCCTGCCCGAGCTCTTCCGCGCCCAATACTTCTGCCAGCGCGAAGACCACGCCCTCTTCGGCCTCGCCGAGTCCATCCCCGGCCCCTCCACCGACCTGCTCACCCAGGTCTGCCGCGAAGCCAACGTCGTCCTCGTCGCCAGCCTCTTCGAACGCCGCGCCCCCGGTCTCTATCACAACACCGCCGTCACCATCGAGCGCGACGGCCGCATTGCCGACGTCTACCGCAAGATGCACATCCCCGACGACCCTCTCTACTACGAGAAGTTCTACTTCACTCCCGGCGACCTCGGCTTCAAAGCAACGCAAACCACCGCCGGCCCCATCGGCACCCTCGTCTGCTGGGACCAGTGGTACCCCGAAGGCGCCCGCCTCACCGCCCTCCGCGGAGCCCAAACCCTCTTCTTCCCCACCGCCATCGGCTGGCACCCCTCCGAGAAAGAGGAGTTCGGCACCGCCCAGTACGAAGCCTGGCAGACCGCCCAGCGCGCCCACGCCATCGCCAACGGAGTTTTCGTCTGCGCCGTCAACCGCGTAGGCCACGAGCACGGCGACGTCAAATTCAAAGCCCTCGCCGCCGACGGCAACCCCGCCACGGTCGAGCTGCACGGCCCCGGCGACCACACCCCCCACTCCGGCATCGAGTTCTGGGGCGGAAGCTTCATCGCCGACCCCTTCGGCCGCATCATCGCCAAGGCCAGCCACGACAAAGAAGAGATCCTCTACGCCGACCTCGACTCCAAGCTGGTCGAAGTCACCCGCCAGCACTGGCCCTTCCTACGCGACCGCCGCATCGACGCCTACGAAGGCATAGCCAAACGCTTCATCGACTAA
- a CDS encoding type II toxin-antitoxin system VapC family toxin — MSDSPRILLDTHAWIWFEQGEERLPVKARRQIEAAAWGGSLYIAAISLLEIANQHRRGRIQLSIPLEQWFKETLDHQGIQIIPLTPAIALETTLLPESFHGDPADRLIASTARVENLTLYTHDKAILRFGKQGLLHTAAI; from the coding sequence ATGAGCGATTCGCCGCGCATTTTACTCGACACGCACGCCTGGATATGGTTCGAACAGGGAGAAGAACGCCTCCCCGTCAAGGCGCGCCGTCAGATCGAGGCTGCCGCATGGGGCGGCAGCTTATACATCGCTGCCATCTCCCTGCTTGAGATAGCCAACCAGCACCGCCGCGGCAGAATTCAGCTCTCGATCCCTCTGGAACAGTGGTTCAAGGAGACGCTCGATCATCAGGGAATCCAAATCATTCCGCTGACCCCCGCCATCGCCCTCGAAACCACGCTCCTCCCCGAGTCGTTTCACGGCGACCCGGCAGACCGGCTCATTGCATCAACCGCTCGCGTCGAGAATCTAACGCTCTATACACACGACAAAGCTATTCTTCGCTTTGGCAAGCAAGGACTCCTTCACACCGCAGCAATCTAA
- a CDS encoding type II toxin-antitoxin system Phd/YefM family antitoxin produces the protein MATLPKSSSNIPATQAKAQLLKLLDTVSTKRTTIVISKRGKPIARLVPMDDDPKIPLFGRMKGTMQISGDIVSPDPEAWNSEQ, from the coding sequence ATGGCGACCCTTCCCAAATCTTCGTCGAACATTCCGGCAACCCAGGCCAAGGCGCAACTCCTTAAGCTTCTCGATACCGTCAGCACCAAGCGGACGACCATCGTCATCTCCAAGCGTGGCAAGCCGATAGCCCGGCTCGTCCCCATGGACGACGACCCCAAAATCCCTCTCTTCGGACGCATGAAGGGAACAATGCAAATCTCAGGCGACATCGTCAGCCCCGATCCTGAAGCCTGGAACTCCGAGCAATGA
- a CDS encoding glutamine synthetase family protein, translated as MSELRDFLELPYGELEDLNLQAKEQRKKRVSADVIQEERLKYLTDEKRIKAVTVLFSDLEGRLHMLDYDKKFLIKSYDNLTFDGSSIRGFTAQRESDLRLGIDWSAFYWAPADVFGGGKVLVFGEVIDKNGGIYSGDIRSVLKNFSQEQFDKQGYTLNAANEIEGFLFEGIDAERNYHETGRFEYVNKGGYYHSLPGDPLREFIDTTAEVQRAMGFENEKDHPEVAPSQFEINYTYGEVVAAADQIQLYKLICRQVATQMGMTASFLPKPVVGVNGSGMHTNVSITKGGKNLFWDPKGEEKISKLAWQFTDRILTHGNDLCLLLNASVNAYRRLDPHFEAPNQIKASAVDRGSMIRIPIGNEKSSRVEVRSVGPDANPYLVLYSIFKTGLHGQTSKIKNLRQAERYLPDNIYSALENFRGAEWTGELLGEDVKSRYADLKQASADRCARLLGTIVKAPEVQFHHDVYNQLLWNIF; from the coding sequence TTGAGCGAATTACGTGATTTTCTGGAACTTCCGTACGGTGAACTTGAGGACTTGAACCTGCAGGCGAAGGAGCAGCGCAAGAAGCGCGTCTCCGCCGATGTGATTCAGGAAGAGCGGTTGAAGTATCTGACCGACGAGAAGCGGATCAAGGCTGTCACCGTGCTGTTCAGCGACCTCGAAGGCCGCCTGCACATGCTGGACTATGACAAGAAGTTCCTCATCAAGAGCTATGACAACCTGACGTTCGACGGCTCGTCGATCCGCGGCTTTACCGCGCAGCGCGAGAGCGATCTGCGCCTCGGCATCGACTGGAGCGCGTTCTACTGGGCGCCCGCCGATGTGTTCGGCGGCGGCAAGGTCCTCGTCTTCGGCGAAGTGATCGACAAGAACGGCGGCATCTACAGCGGCGACATTCGCAGCGTGCTGAAGAACTTCTCGCAGGAGCAGTTCGACAAGCAGGGTTACACGCTGAACGCCGCCAACGAGATTGAAGGCTTCTTGTTCGAGGGCATCGACGCTGAGCGCAACTATCACGAGACGGGCCGGTTCGAGTACGTCAACAAGGGCGGCTACTATCACTCGCTGCCGGGCGATCCTCTGCGTGAGTTCATCGACACCACCGCAGAAGTGCAGCGCGCCATGGGCTTTGAGAACGAGAAGGACCACCCCGAGGTTGCGCCTTCGCAGTTCGAGATCAACTACACCTATGGTGAGGTTGTTGCCGCTGCCGACCAGATTCAGCTGTACAAGCTGATCTGCCGCCAGGTGGCGACGCAGATGGGCATGACGGCGAGCTTCCTGCCGAAGCCGGTTGTCGGTGTCAATGGCAGCGGTATGCACACCAACGTCTCCATCACCAAGGGCGGCAAGAACCTGTTCTGGGACCCCAAGGGCGAGGAGAAGATCTCCAAGCTGGCGTGGCAGTTCACCGACCGCATTCTGACGCATGGCAACGATCTTTGCCTGCTGTTGAATGCCAGCGTGAATGCTTATCGCCGTCTCGATCCTCACTTTGAGGCACCGAACCAGATCAAGGCTTCGGCTGTGGATCGCGGCTCGATGATTCGTATTCCTATCGGCAACGAGAAGTCGTCGCGTGTCGAGGTCCGTTCGGTTGGACCGGATGCGAACCCCTACCTTGTGCTGTACTCGATCTTCAAGACCGGCCTGCATGGCCAGACCTCGAAGATCAAGAACCTGCGCCAGGCGGAGCGGTATCTGCCGGACAACATCTACAGCGCGCTTGAGAACTTCCGCGGTGCAGAGTGGACCGGAGAACTTCTGGGCGAGGATGTGAAGTCCCGCTATGCCGATCTGAAGCAGGCTTCGGCGGACCGCTGCGCGCGGCTGCTGGGAACGATCGTCAAGGCTCCTGAAGTTCAGTTCCACCACGATGTGTACAACCAGCTGCTTTGGAACATCTTCTAG
- a CDS encoding SIMPL domain-containing protein: MDTQRSANSLAPAAVLGICLLLGLLLGGWVLGSQIKAIRLADRYVTVKGLVERTVKSDSAIWPVTFKEAGNELPAVFAKSESDKAAVLKFFAEQGVLPQEITVGQIQVTDKLANDYGGNQAASRYVVQQTVTVHSSDVDKIAKAGQKTAELVQAGIVVGGGYGQGISYKFGGLNALKPDMITEATRNARASADRFAANSGSHVGSIRSANQGVFSISAADGGPSGEDGGGGGASPDSSMMKQVRVVATVDYYLVR; encoded by the coding sequence TTGGATACTCAGCGATCTGCTAATTCACTTGCTCCTGCTGCTGTTCTTGGTATTTGTCTACTGCTTGGCCTGTTGCTGGGCGGCTGGGTACTTGGATCACAGATCAAGGCGATCAGACTGGCGGACCGGTATGTCACCGTCAAGGGTCTTGTCGAGCGAACGGTGAAATCGGACAGCGCGATTTGGCCGGTGACCTTCAAGGAAGCTGGCAATGAGCTGCCAGCGGTGTTTGCAAAGAGCGAGTCTGACAAGGCGGCGGTGCTGAAGTTTTTTGCGGAGCAGGGAGTTTTGCCGCAGGAGATCACTGTTGGTCAGATTCAGGTAACGGACAAGCTGGCCAATGACTATGGCGGCAATCAGGCTGCGTCGCGTTACGTGGTGCAGCAGACGGTGACCGTGCACTCTTCGGATGTGGACAAGATCGCAAAGGCGGGACAGAAGACGGCAGAGCTGGTTCAGGCTGGGATTGTTGTTGGTGGCGGGTATGGACAAGGTATCAGCTACAAGTTTGGCGGGCTGAATGCGCTGAAGCCGGACATGATTACAGAGGCGACGAGGAATGCCCGGGCTTCGGCGGATCGGTTTGCTGCGAATTCGGGAAGCCACGTGGGGTCGATTCGTTCAGCGAATCAAGGGGTGTTTTCCATCTCGGCCGCCGATGGAGGGCCGAGCGGAGAGGATGGCGGTGGAGG